The following proteins are encoded in a genomic region of Planococcus lenghuensis:
- the cymR gene encoding cysteine metabolism transcriptional regulator CymR: protein MKISTKGRYGLTIMTELAKRFGDGPVPLRKIAAQYELSEAYLEQLIPPLRNAQLVQSVRGAHGGYMLAKAPATITAGDVIRVLEGPIQPVEGIEDENQPQRELWIRIRDAVRNVLDTTTIEDLAKHSDDSPADPYMYYI, encoded by the coding sequence ATGAAAATTTCAACAAAAGGCCGTTACGGTCTGACCATTATGACGGAACTTGCCAAACGCTTTGGAGACGGACCTGTTCCGCTCCGAAAAATTGCGGCGCAGTACGAGCTGTCGGAAGCTTATTTGGAACAGTTGATCCCGCCGCTTCGCAACGCCCAGCTCGTGCAGAGCGTCCGGGGTGCACACGGCGGCTATATGCTTGCCAAAGCACCGGCCACGATCACTGCAGGAGACGTCATCCGCGTCCTTGAAGGACCGATCCAGCCGGTCGAAGGCATTGAAGACGAAAACCAGCCGCAGCGGGAATTATGGATCCGCATCCGTGATGCTGTGCGCAATGTTTTGGATACGACAACGATTGAAGATCTGGCCAAGCATTCGGATGACAGCCCGGCCGATCCATATATGTACTATATTTAG
- a CDS encoding cysteine desulfurase family protein, translating to MSRIYLDHAATSPIHPDVVEVFTRLLPELYGNPSSIHDTGRKSRKVLDDARRTFAASIGAQETEIIITSGGTEADNMAIFGTAARFGKGHIITSAIEHHAVLNACKQLETEGYDVTYLPVDEDGLIRVSDVEQALRDDTFLVTIMLGNNEVGTVQPIAEIGNLLRDHAAVFHTDAVQAYGVLSLDVNELGVDFLSVSAHKLNGPKGIGFLYQRKGVNLSPLLFGGEQERKRRAGTENVPAAAAFAKAVDIAQKTMDAKTEEYLRYKEIFRNTFTDQEISFKENGANQLPHVLNLSIPGIDIEAFLVNLDLAGISASSGSACTAGSVEPSHVLVAMYGEEASEGRNSIRFSFGIGLTEETVTEAAVKTARIASRLIK from the coding sequence ATGAGCCGGATATATTTAGACCATGCTGCCACATCCCCGATTCATCCGGATGTGGTTGAGGTGTTTACCCGATTGCTGCCGGAATTGTACGGCAACCCGTCAAGCATCCACGACACCGGGAGAAAGTCGCGGAAAGTGCTGGACGACGCCCGCCGGACGTTTGCTGCCAGCATCGGGGCACAGGAAACGGAAATCATCATCACTAGCGGCGGAACGGAAGCGGATAATATGGCGATCTTCGGGACGGCCGCCCGCTTCGGGAAAGGCCATATCATCACGAGTGCCATCGAGCACCATGCCGTACTGAATGCGTGCAAGCAACTGGAGACGGAAGGCTATGACGTCACGTATTTGCCGGTTGACGAAGATGGACTTATCCGGGTCAGCGACGTGGAACAGGCGCTCCGGGACGATACGTTCCTTGTGACAATCATGCTCGGCAATAACGAAGTCGGGACCGTGCAGCCGATCGCTGAGATCGGTAACTTGTTGAGAGACCATGCTGCTGTATTCCATACCGATGCTGTGCAGGCGTACGGTGTCCTGTCGCTTGATGTCAATGAACTCGGGGTCGACTTTCTGTCCGTGTCTGCGCATAAATTGAACGGACCGAAAGGCATCGGGTTTTTATATCAGCGTAAAGGTGTCAATCTGTCACCGCTGTTATTCGGCGGCGAACAGGAACGGAAGCGCCGGGCTGGAACGGAAAATGTTCCGGCTGCCGCCGCGTTCGCCAAAGCGGTCGATATCGCACAGAAGACAATGGATGCAAAGACGGAAGAGTACTTGCGCTATAAGGAAATTTTCCGCAATACATTTACCGATCAGGAAATTTCATTCAAAGAAAATGGCGCGAACCAATTGCCGCATGTCCTGAATCTCAGCATTCCAGGCATCGACATTGAAGCGTTTCTCGTCAATCTCGATCTGGCGGGCATCAGCGCATCAAGCGGTTCCGCCTGTACGGCCGGTTCTGTAGAGCCGTCACATGTGCTTGTTGCAATGTACGGGGAAGAAGCCAGTGAAGGGCGGAACTCCATCCGTTTCAGTTTTGGCATCGGCTTGACGGAAGAAACCGTAACGGAAGCGGCTGTCAAAACAGCGCGGATTGCCAGCCGGCTGATCAAGTAA
- the mnmA gene encoding tRNA 2-thiouridine(34) synthase MnmA → MTTKAPHETRVVVGMSGGVDSSVAAYLLKEQGYDVIGIFMKNWDDTDESGFCTATEDYDDVIRVCNQIGIPYYAVNFEKQYWDKVFTYFLEEYQAGRTPNPDVMCNKEIKFKAFLEHALNLGADYLATGHYAQVEHGEETKMLRGKDTNKDQTYFLNQLSQDQLKHVMFPIGHLEKKKVREIAAEAGLATAAKKDSTGICFIGERNFKEFLSQYLPAQPGRMETFDGEVKGEHDGLMYYTIGQRHGLGIGGAGDPWFVIGKDLDRNVLYVGQNINNDALFSDALTAVNLSFTRTMDREGPFPCTAKFRYRQEDSPVTVEIKDGEAIVTFDEPVRAITPGQAVVFYDGAECLGGGTIDRVYKKGEQLGYVG, encoded by the coding sequence ATGACAACAAAAGCTCCGCACGAAACACGCGTCGTGGTCGGCATGTCCGGCGGCGTCGATTCATCAGTTGCGGCTTATTTATTAAAAGAACAAGGGTACGACGTCATCGGGATCTTCATGAAAAACTGGGATGACACGGACGAAAGCGGTTTTTGCACAGCGACGGAAGACTATGACGACGTCATCCGTGTCTGCAACCAGATCGGCATTCCATACTATGCCGTCAATTTCGAAAAGCAGTATTGGGATAAAGTATTCACGTACTTCCTGGAGGAATACCAGGCGGGCCGCACACCGAACCCGGACGTCATGTGCAATAAGGAAATCAAATTCAAGGCGTTTCTCGAGCATGCACTGAACCTCGGGGCGGATTACCTTGCGACCGGTCATTACGCGCAAGTTGAACACGGCGAAGAAACGAAGATGCTGCGCGGCAAGGATACAAATAAGGACCAGACGTATTTCCTGAACCAGCTCTCACAGGATCAGCTGAAGCATGTCATGTTCCCGATCGGCCATTTGGAAAAGAAGAAAGTCCGTGAAATCGCGGCGGAAGCGGGACTCGCGACAGCTGCCAAAAAAGATTCCACCGGCATCTGCTTTATCGGCGAACGCAATTTCAAGGAATTCCTGAGCCAGTACTTGCCGGCACAGCCCGGCCGTATGGAAACATTCGACGGGGAAGTGAAAGGCGAGCATGACGGTCTTATGTATTACACGATCGGTCAGCGCCACGGACTCGGCATCGGCGGAGCAGGCGACCCATGGTTCGTCATCGGGAAAGACCTGGACCGCAACGTGCTGTATGTCGGCCAGAACATCAATAATGACGCATTGTTCTCAGACGCGCTCACTGCTGTCAATTTAAGCTTCACCCGCACAATGGATCGTGAAGGCCCGTTCCCTTGCACAGCGAAATTCCGCTACCGGCAGGAAGATTCACCGGTCACTGTCGAAATTAAAGACGGAGAAGCGATTGTGACATTCGACGAGCCGGTTCGCGCAATTACACCGGGACAGGCAGTCGTCTTTTATGATGGCGCCGAATGCCTCGGCGGCGGAACGATCGACCGCGTTTATAAAAAAGGCGAGCAGCTCGGCTATGTCGGATAA
- a CDS encoding tetratricopeptide repeat protein, giving the protein MDYNETGIRALQDGRYEEAVAAFTKAIEQEPDNPLGYINFGHVLAATGDTERAERFFQKALTLGESATAYYGLANLYFNEDRYEEALKLYEKAIQLGIEGPDAHYMMGKSLERLQQPKLALPYLQRAVELDGEDTDARMSYGIALATLELFDLAEPEFQQVLIQEPEHADAHYNLGVLYAVSTENTDAALSHLKRAFTIDENHDQARYVHDMILQRLN; this is encoded by the coding sequence GTGGATTATAACGAAACAGGCATTCGCGCGCTGCAGGATGGCCGGTACGAAGAAGCGGTGGCGGCTTTTACAAAAGCGATTGAGCAGGAACCGGACAATCCGCTCGGCTACATCAATTTCGGTCATGTGCTCGCAGCAACCGGTGACACCGAGCGGGCGGAGCGCTTTTTCCAGAAAGCGTTGACGCTTGGTGAATCGGCAACCGCCTACTATGGTTTGGCAAATCTTTATTTCAATGAAGACCGGTACGAGGAAGCGTTGAAGCTGTATGAAAAAGCGATTCAGCTGGGCATCGAAGGGCCGGACGCCCATTACATGATGGGCAAGAGCCTGGAGCGGCTGCAGCAGCCAAAACTTGCGCTGCCATACTTGCAGCGTGCAGTGGAGCTTGATGGCGAAGATACGGACGCGCGCATGAGCTATGGAATTGCGCTCGCCACGTTGGAATTATTCGATCTGGCGGAGCCCGAGTTCCAGCAGGTTCTCATTCAGGAGCCGGAACACGCGGATGCCCATTACAATCTCGGCGTACTGTATGCGGTATCGACTGAGAATACGGATGCGGCACTTTCGCATTTGAAGCGGGCATTCACTATTGACGAAAATCATGACCAGGCCCGCTATGTGCATGACATGATTTTGCAGCGATTGAATTAA
- the recD2 gene encoding SF1B family DNA helicase RecD2 gives MTQQPDLFEQEKQFILGRPVVSIFHNPENLFTIAKVKISKTNTSYEDKEIVVSGYFPELSTDENYKFTGSVKQHPKYGTQFQAEAFSQEVPETEQGIIHYLSSDMFPGIGRKTAETIVKKLGKDTIQKILDDPSVLDVVPKLSDDKKETLQQGLESNLGLERVIIQLNEWGFGPQVAMRIYQAYREETLETLSKNPYRLIEEIEGVGFQRADELGARLGLRGSHPDRIKASILHLLNHSSLSDGHVYAESEWIIPAAKNMLETSQQEPVEIEAISKAIIELAEEGRVSGEETRLYMPSLYYSEVGIASKLQQLIESQEERDGFPSSEVRMAIGEAEERLGVTYAETQAAAIEKSVNSSVMVLTGGPGTGKTTVVRGLVEVYAELHGLSLDPKEYAKKKEPFPIILAAPTGRAAKRLNESTGLPAMTIHRLLGFTGQEKEEETEREIEGKLIIIDEVSMVDTWLAHQLLKALPDDVQLILVGDQDQLPPVGPGQVLRDLLDSKAVPVIELKEIYRQAEGSSIVTLAHQMKQGQFPQDILNKTGDRSFIRAGTEQIPSVVEAVVKNAITKGHSIRDIQVLAPMYRGPAGIDALNKLIQELVNGNPDGSRKELTFGDITYRIGDKVLQLVNQPESQVFNGDMGEVIAIFKAKENVEKQDLLVVSFDGIEVTYQRSDLNQLTLAYCCSIHKAQGSEFPIVVMPVVRSYMKMLRRNLLYTGITRSKNFLILCGDPEVFRFGITRSDGTERQTTLKSRLAKPVEEKADGPVRLTPDNLNDIPPLIGMDGVTPQDFVGR, from the coding sequence ATGACACAACAGCCGGATTTATTCGAACAGGAAAAACAGTTTATATTGGGCCGTCCGGTCGTCTCCATTTTTCACAACCCGGAGAATTTGTTTACGATCGCGAAAGTGAAAATCTCGAAAACGAACACCTCATATGAAGACAAGGAAATTGTCGTTTCGGGTTATTTTCCGGAGCTGTCGACGGACGAGAATTATAAATTCACGGGAAGCGTGAAGCAGCATCCGAAATACGGGACGCAGTTCCAGGCGGAAGCGTTTTCTCAGGAAGTGCCGGAGACGGAGCAGGGCATCATCCATTATTTATCGAGTGATATGTTCCCGGGCATCGGCCGGAAAACGGCAGAGACGATTGTGAAGAAACTGGGGAAAGACACCATCCAGAAAATCCTCGATGACCCATCTGTGCTCGATGTTGTACCGAAATTATCGGATGATAAAAAAGAGACGCTGCAGCAGGGGCTTGAGTCGAATCTCGGACTGGAGCGCGTCATCATCCAGCTGAACGAGTGGGGATTCGGGCCGCAAGTGGCAATGCGAATTTATCAGGCATATCGCGAAGAGACGCTTGAAACTTTATCCAAGAACCCGTACCGGCTCATCGAGGAAATCGAAGGTGTCGGTTTTCAGCGGGCCGATGAGCTCGGTGCCCGGCTTGGTTTGCGGGGCAGCCATCCGGACCGGATCAAGGCTTCGATCCTGCATTTGCTGAATCATTCATCGCTGTCGGATGGGCATGTGTATGCGGAATCGGAATGGATCATTCCGGCTGCGAAAAACATGCTTGAGACGAGCCAGCAGGAGCCGGTCGAAATCGAAGCGATTTCAAAAGCGATCATTGAACTGGCCGAAGAAGGCCGGGTATCCGGCGAAGAAACTCGGCTCTACATGCCATCACTTTATTATTCGGAAGTGGGGATCGCCTCCAAACTTCAGCAGCTGATCGAATCCCAGGAAGAGCGGGACGGATTTCCGTCTTCGGAAGTCCGCATGGCGATCGGGGAAGCGGAAGAGCGGCTCGGGGTCACGTATGCGGAAACGCAGGCGGCGGCTATCGAGAAAAGCGTCAATTCATCGGTGATGGTATTGACGGGCGGACCCGGCACGGGAAAAACGACGGTTGTGCGCGGGCTTGTGGAAGTGTATGCGGAACTGCACGGACTGTCACTCGACCCGAAAGAATACGCCAAGAAAAAAGAGCCGTTCCCGATCATTCTCGCGGCGCCGACCGGCCGGGCTGCCAAGCGGCTGAATGAGTCGACCGGGCTTCCGGCTATGACGATTCACCGGCTGCTCGGTTTCACCGGCCAGGAAAAAGAAGAAGAGACCGAGCGGGAAATTGAAGGCAAACTGATCATTATCGATGAAGTATCGATGGTCGATACGTGGCTTGCCCATCAATTGCTGAAAGCGTTGCCGGATGACGTCCAACTGATCCTCGTCGGCGACCAGGACCAGTTGCCGCCGGTCGGTCCCGGGCAAGTGCTGCGCGATCTGCTCGATTCCAAAGCTGTGCCGGTCATCGAATTAAAAGAGATTTACCGGCAGGCGGAAGGCTCGTCGATTGTGACGCTCGCCCACCAGATGAAGCAGGGCCAGTTCCCGCAGGACATCCTGAATAAAACCGGTGACCGTTCATTTATCCGGGCCGGCACCGAACAAATTCCGTCTGTTGTGGAAGCAGTTGTGAAAAATGCGATCACCAAAGGGCATTCCATCCGGGATATCCAAGTGCTCGCGCCGATGTACCGGGGACCAGCCGGCATCGATGCGCTGAATAAACTCATCCAGGAACTCGTCAATGGCAATCCCGACGGTTCCCGGAAAGAGCTGACATTCGGCGACATTACATACCGGATCGGCGATAAAGTGCTGCAGCTCGTCAATCAGCCGGAAAGCCAGGTCTTTAACGGCGATATGGGTGAAGTGATCGCGATTTTCAAAGCGAAAGAAAACGTGGAAAAACAGGATTTGCTCGTCGTATCGTTCGACGGCATCGAAGTGACGTACCAGCGGAGTGATTTGAATCAGCTGACGCTCGCGTATTGCTGTTCGATTCATAAAGCGCAAGGTTCTGAATTCCCGATTGTCGTCATGCCGGTCGTCCGGAGCTATATGAAGATGCTTCGACGCAATCTTCTGTATACCGGCATCACCCGCAGCAAAAACTTCCTGATCCTGTGCGGTGACCCGGAAGTGTTCCGTTTCGGCATCACCCGCTCGGATGGCACGGAACGTCAGACGACGCTGAAGAGCCGGCTCGCCAAGCCGGTTGAAGAGAAAGCGGACGGACCGGTGCGGCTGACACCGGATAACCTGAACGACATCCCGCCGTTGATCGGCATGGATGGTGTGACACCGCAAGATTTCGTCGGGCGCTGA
- the alaS gene encoding alanine--tRNA ligase → MENLKAADIRRLFLEFFKEKGHDVEPSAPLVPFEDPSLLWINSGVATLKKYFDGRVIPENPRIVNAQKSIRTNDIENVGRTARHHTFFEMLGNFSIGDYFKTESIHWAWEFLTDEKWIGFDPEKLSVTIHPEDEEAYAIWHDEVGVPAERIIRLEGNFWDIGEGPSGPNSEIFYDRGESYGNDPEDPELYPGGENDRYLEIWNLVFSQFNHNADHTYTPLPKQNIDTGMGLERMASVVQDVPTNYDTDLFIPIIRKTEEISGQTYGESAEKDMAFKLIADHIRTVAFAIGDGALPSNEGRGYVLRRLLRRAVRYGKKLGIEKPFMFELVPVVGDIMKEFYPEVNDKEDFIIRVVKLEEQRFHETLNEGLSILYDIIRKEKEAGHTVIPGEEMFRLYDTYGFPVELTEEFAEEEGMTADREGFAHAMEQQRDRARNARQATNSMQTQSEVLANITAPSEFIGYETLTTEAEITAIVQHGELADHVQEGEEAQLMLDITPFYAESGGQIADKGFIHNDAFQAEVLDVKKAPNGQNLHTVRIVSGELSKGRVHAEVSAEERRHTVKNHTATHLLHQALKDVLGTHVNQAGSYVGPDRLRFDFSHFGQVTADELKQIERIVNEKIWEGIDVATGYHSLHDAKDMGAMALFGEKYGDTVRVVDIGGFSLELCGGVHVLNTAQIGLFKIVSEGGIGAGIRRIEALTGKAAYENLKNTETQLEEAAGLLKANPRDLVQKVTAVQGEMKELQRENESLSAKIAGAQSAGLLDQAREIDGVTVLAARVDAKDNNQLRQMVDDLKQKLDQAVVVLGAVADGKVMIAAGVTKNIAGKEYNAGQIVKAVAEQCGGKGGGRPDFAMAGAKDSSKLENALESVFGTVKSV, encoded by the coding sequence ATGGAAAATTTAAAAGCTGCTGATATCCGGCGATTGTTTCTGGAATTCTTTAAGGAAAAAGGACATGATGTGGAGCCGAGTGCACCGCTCGTGCCATTCGAGGATCCATCCCTTTTGTGGATCAACTCAGGCGTTGCCACGCTGAAAAAATACTTCGATGGCCGGGTGATCCCGGAAAATCCGCGCATCGTGAATGCGCAGAAATCCATCCGGACGAACGATATCGAAAATGTCGGACGCACTGCGCGCCACCATACATTTTTTGAAATGCTTGGCAATTTCTCGATCGGCGATTATTTCAAAACCGAATCGATCCACTGGGCATGGGAATTTCTGACCGATGAAAAATGGATTGGTTTCGACCCGGAAAAACTTTCGGTGACAATCCATCCGGAAGATGAAGAAGCGTATGCCATCTGGCATGACGAAGTCGGTGTCCCGGCAGAACGCATCATCCGACTCGAAGGTAATTTTTGGGATATCGGGGAAGGCCCGAGCGGACCGAACTCGGAGATTTTCTATGACCGGGGTGAGTCATACGGCAACGATCCGGAAGATCCGGAACTGTATCCGGGCGGCGAGAACGACCGCTACCTGGAAATCTGGAACCTCGTATTCTCCCAGTTCAATCACAATGCGGACCATACGTACACGCCGTTGCCGAAACAGAATATCGATACCGGCATGGGGCTGGAGCGGATGGCTTCGGTTGTCCAGGATGTGCCGACGAACTATGATACGGATCTGTTCATCCCGATTATCCGGAAAACGGAAGAAATATCCGGCCAGACATACGGCGAGTCAGCTGAAAAGGACATGGCGTTCAAATTGATTGCCGATCATATCCGCACAGTGGCGTTCGCAATCGGTGATGGTGCATTGCCGTCCAATGAAGGCCGTGGCTATGTGTTGCGCCGTTTGCTGCGCCGGGCTGTGCGCTATGGCAAGAAACTTGGCATTGAGAAACCGTTTATGTTTGAATTGGTGCCGGTTGTCGGCGATATCATGAAGGAATTCTATCCGGAAGTGAACGATAAAGAAGATTTCATCATCCGTGTTGTGAAACTTGAAGAACAGCGCTTCCATGAGACGCTTAACGAAGGCTTGTCCATCCTGTACGATATCATCCGTAAGGAAAAAGAAGCCGGTCACACAGTTATCCCGGGCGAAGAAATGTTCCGCCTGTACGATACGTACGGTTTCCCGGTAGAGCTGACGGAAGAGTTCGCGGAAGAAGAAGGCATGACGGCTGACCGGGAAGGATTCGCGCATGCGATGGAACAGCAGCGTGACCGCGCACGGAATGCTCGTCAGGCGACCAATTCGATGCAGACACAGTCGGAAGTACTGGCAAATATCACGGCGCCGAGTGAATTCATCGGCTATGAAACGCTGACGACTGAAGCGGAGATCACAGCCATCGTCCAGCACGGCGAACTTGCCGATCACGTGCAGGAAGGGGAAGAAGCGCAGCTGATGCTCGATATTACCCCATTCTATGCCGAGAGTGGCGGACAGATTGCAGACAAAGGGTTCATTCACAATGATGCTTTCCAGGCTGAAGTGCTCGATGTTAAAAAAGCGCCGAATGGCCAGAACCTGCACACGGTCCGCATCGTATCCGGCGAGCTGTCAAAGGGCCGTGTACACGCGGAAGTATCAGCTGAAGAACGCCGCCATACTGTGAAAAATCATACGGCTACCCATTTGCTGCACCAGGCGCTGAAAGATGTGCTTGGCACGCATGTCAATCAGGCAGGATCGTATGTCGGACCAGACCGGCTCCGCTTCGATTTCTCCCATTTCGGCCAAGTGACGGCTGATGAACTGAAACAGATCGAACGAATCGTCAATGAAAAGATTTGGGAAGGCATCGATGTGGCGACGGGCTATCACAGCCTGCACGATGCGAAAGATATGGGTGCGATGGCATTGTTCGGTGAAAAATATGGAGATACTGTCCGTGTTGTCGACATCGGCGGATTTTCCCTGGAGCTTTGCGGCGGTGTGCATGTCCTCAATACGGCACAGATTGGGCTGTTCAAAATCGTTTCTGAAGGTGGAATCGGAGCTGGCATTCGCCGGATTGAAGCGCTGACCGGCAAGGCTGCTTATGAGAACCTGAAGAATACGGAAACGCAGCTGGAAGAAGCTGCCGGGCTGCTGAAGGCCAATCCGCGGGATCTGGTTCAGAAAGTAACAGCGGTTCAAGGGGAAATGAAAGAACTGCAGCGGGAAAATGAATCGCTGTCAGCGAAAATTGCCGGGGCCCAGTCGGCCGGTCTCCTGGATCAGGCAAGGGAAATTGATGGTGTGACAGTGCTGGCTGCCCGAGTGGATGCAAAAGACAACAACCAATTGCGGCAGATGGTGGATGATCTGAAACAGAAATTGGATCAGGCGGTCGTTGTTCTGGGTGCTGTAGCAGATGGTAAAGTTATGATTGCTGCTGGTGTAACCAAGAATATTGCCGGCAAGGAATACAATGCCGGTCAAATTGTCAAAGCCGTTGCAGAGCAATGCGGTGGCAAAGGTGGAGGGCGTCCGGACTTTGCAATGGCTGGTGCTAAAGACTCATCTAAACTGGAAAATGCACTTGAGTCTGTCTTCGGGACTGTGAAATCTGTTTGA
- a CDS encoding IreB family regulatory phosphoprotein: MSSFDKTMKFNASDDSMEREVKEVMLHVHSALKEKGYNPVNQIVGYLLSGDPAYIPRHEDARNLIRKLERDEILEELVKFYVKKNERDSE, translated from the coding sequence GTGAGCTCGTTTGATAAGACCATGAAATTCAATGCGTCGGATGACTCGATGGAGCGTGAAGTGAAAGAAGTAATGCTCCATGTGCATTCTGCGCTCAAAGAGAAAGGCTATAACCCGGTCAATCAGATTGTCGGTTATCTGCTGTCAGGAGATCCCGCCTATATCCCGCGGCACGAGGATGCCCGGAATCTGATCCGGAAGCTGGAACGTGACGAAATTCTGGAAGAACTGGTCAAGTTCTATGTTAAAAAGAATGAACGGGACAGCGAATGA
- the ruvX gene encoding Holliday junction resolvase RuvX, whose product MRTMGLDVGSKTVGVAVSDALGWTAQGIETVKINEAKEEFGLERIGELIRQYEVTTVVVGFPKNMNNTVGPRGEASQKFAALLEEAHGIPTVLWDERLSTMAAERMLISADVSRKKRKKVIDKMAAVMILQGYLDSKK is encoded by the coding sequence ATGAGGACAATGGGGCTGGACGTTGGCTCAAAAACGGTCGGGGTGGCGGTGAGCGATGCTCTCGGCTGGACGGCTCAAGGAATTGAAACCGTCAAGATTAATGAAGCAAAAGAGGAGTTCGGGCTGGAGCGGATCGGGGAATTGATCCGCCAGTACGAAGTGACGACAGTTGTTGTCGGCTTTCCGAAAAACATGAACAACACGGTCGGTCCGCGCGGAGAGGCATCGCAGAAGTTTGCTGCCCTGCTGGAGGAAGCTCACGGGATCCCGACTGTCCTTTGGGATGAACGGCTATCGACGATGGCTGCGGAACGCATGCTGATTTCAGCGGACGTAAGCCGCAAAAAGCGCAAAAAAGTGATCGACAAAATGGCGGCAGTGATGATTCTGCAGGGCTATCTGGACAGTAAAAAATAA
- a CDS encoding DUF1292 domain-containing protein — translation MEHGQSQITIIDEEGNEQLYEVLFTFDSEEFDKSYVLYYPVGADEDEDGEIEIHAYSFTERPGSEASEASGDLHPVETEEEWDMIEEVLNTFLDEEEEE, via the coding sequence ATGGAACACGGACAATCACAAATCACCATTATTGACGAAGAGGGAAACGAACAGCTGTATGAGGTGCTGTTTACATTCGATTCCGAGGAATTCGATAAGTCTTACGTGCTGTATTACCCGGTAGGCGCAGATGAAGATGAAGACGGCGAAATTGAGATTCACGCATATTCCTTCACGGAGCGCCCGGGCTCTGAAGCCAGCGAAGCATCCGGTGATCTGCATCCGGTTGAAACGGAAGAAGAATGGGATATGATCGAAGAAGTGCTGAATACGTTCCTCGATGAAGAGGAAGAAGAGTAA
- the mltG gene encoding endolytic transglycosylase MltG yields MENQSKKDVMFERMKEKKREAKIIRRIVFAVFLILLIIAGTAGYKGYQYVYGALQPVDPEAADTITVEVPIGSSVDSIAALLEENGLVEDERIYRYYVKFNNEAEFQAGTYELSPSMTLAEITESLKTGTVYHEPVFTMTVPEGLQLEQIAAIVAEHTDYTAEEFMELATDEEFIDELIAQYPGLLSEEIKGEGIRYALEGYLFPITYSFYEEAPPLETIINDMVAQTALVLQDYTPALQELEKSPHWLLTFASLLEEEATSQSDRQTIASVFYNRLDNSMRLQTDPTVIYGMDEHQGRLTNADYQFDSPYNTYLIDGLPPGPIAAPGRASIEAVLDPANTDYLFFLADENGRNYFAETYEEHLENQAEHIGN; encoded by the coding sequence GTGGAAAACCAGTCAAAAAAAGACGTGATGTTTGAGCGGATGAAAGAGAAAAAAAGAGAAGCAAAGATCATCCGCCGCATTGTATTTGCTGTGTTCCTGATCCTGCTGATCATTGCCGGAACTGCAGGATATAAGGGCTATCAGTACGTCTATGGTGCCCTTCAGCCGGTTGATCCGGAAGCTGCGGATACAATCACAGTTGAAGTGCCGATCGGTTCGAGTGTAGATTCTATCGCTGCTTTGCTTGAAGAAAATGGTCTCGTGGAAGATGAGCGAATCTACCGCTATTACGTTAAATTTAATAACGAAGCCGAGTTCCAGGCGGGCACGTATGAGTTATCGCCTTCCATGACGCTTGCGGAAATCACGGAAAGTCTGAAAACCGGGACCGTGTATCATGAACCGGTATTTACGATGACTGTGCCGGAAGGACTTCAGTTGGAGCAAATTGCTGCTATCGTTGCGGAGCATACCGATTATACAGCCGAAGAGTTTATGGAGCTGGCGACTGATGAGGAGTTCATCGATGAACTCATCGCTCAGTATCCGGGACTTTTGAGTGAAGAGATTAAAGGCGAGGGAATCCGATATGCACTCGAAGGGTATTTGTTCCCGATAACATATTCATTCTATGAGGAAGCCCCGCCGCTTGAAACCATTATCAACGATATGGTTGCCCAGACGGCACTGGTTCTCCAGGACTATACACCTGCTTTGCAGGAACTTGAAAAGTCGCCGCACTGGCTGCTGACATTCGCTTCCCTGCTTGAAGAAGAAGCGACGTCCCAGTCTGATCGGCAAACGATCGCCAGTGTATTCTACAACCGCTTGGATAATTCCATGCGGCTGCAGACAGACCCGACGGTTATTTATGGGATGGATGAGCATCAAGGCCGGCTGACGAATGCGGATTATCAGTTTGATAGCCCGTATAATACGTACTTGATCGACGGCCTGCCGCCCGGTCCAATTGCCGCTCCTGGCAGAGCTTCCATCGAAGCGGTTCTTGACCCGGCCAATACCGATTATCTGTTCTTCCTTGCTGACGAAAACGGCCGCAATTATTTTGCGGAGACGTACGAAGAACATCTGGAAAACCAAGCCGAGCATATTGGAAATTAA